A single window of Taeniopygia guttata chromosome 1, bTaeGut7.mat, whole genome shotgun sequence DNA harbors:
- the LOC101233749 gene encoding oligodendrocyte transcription factor 2, which translates to MDSDASLVSSRPSSPEPDDLFLTARNKGGGGGFTGGTVSSSTQSDSPPELSAELRSAMSAAGVVVVDKLGFKSSSSSSSSSSSSSSKKDKKQMTEPELQQLRLKINSRERKRMHDLNIAMDGLREVMPYAHGPSVRKLSKIATLLLARNYILMLTNSLEEMKRLVSEIYGGHHAGFHPAACPGGMGAHSAPLPGHPAHPASHPVHHPILPPAAVSSASLPGSGLSAVSSIRPPHGLLKSPSAAAAAAAAAAPLGSGFQHWGGMPCPCSMCQVSAPPHHHVSGMGTASLPRLATDTK; encoded by the coding sequence ATGGACTCGGACGCCAGCCTGGTTTCCAGCCGCCCGTCCTCCCCGGAGCCCGATGACCTCTTCCTCACGGCCAGGAATaaaggcggcggcgggggcttCACGGGCGGCACCGTGTCCAGCTCCACGCAGAGCGATTCCCCGCCGGAGCTGAGCGCCGAGCTGCGCAGCGCCATGAGCGCTGcgggggtggtggtggtggacaAGCTGGGCTTCAAGTCCTCGTCGtcgtcctcctcctcgtcctcctcttcctcctccaagAAGGACAAGAAGCAGATGACGGAGccggagctgcagcagctgcggcTGAAGATCAACAGCCGGGAGCGCAAGCGGATGCACGACCTGAACATCGCCATGGACGGGCTGCGGGAGGTGATGCCCTACGCGCACGGCCCGTCGGTGCGCAAGCTCTCCAAGATCGCCACGCTCCTCCTGGCGCGCAACTACATCCTCATGCTCACCAACTCCCTGGAGGAGATGAAGCGCCTGGTCAGCGAGATCTACGGCGGCCACCACGCCGGTTTCCACCCCGCCGCCTGTCCCGGCGGCATGGGCGCGCACTcggcgccgctgcccggccACCCGGCCCACCCGGCCTCGCACCCCGTGCACCACCCCATCCTGCCCCCCGCCGCCGTCTCCAGCGCCTCCCTGCCCGGCTCCGGCCTCTCGGCCGTCAGCTCCATCCGGCCCCCGCACGGGCTCCTCAAGTCGCcctcggccgccgccgccgccgccgccgccgccgccccgctgGGCAGCGGCTTCCAGCACTGGGGGGGGATGCCGTGCCCCTGCAGCATGTGCCAGGTGTCGGCCCCGCCGCACCACCACGTCTCCGGCATGGGCACCGCCAGCCTGCCCAGACTGGCCACCGACACCAAATGA